The following coding sequences are from one Triticum aestivum cultivar Chinese Spring chromosome 5A, IWGSC CS RefSeq v2.1, whole genome shotgun sequence window:
- the LOC123101999 gene encoding malate dehydrogenase, glyoxysomal, with protein sequence MEQGADSAAARRMARVASHLRPPTSQMEEVAILKGSDCRAKGAAPGFKVAVLGASGGIGQPLSLLMKMNPLVSVLHLYDVVNTPGVTADISHMNTGAVVRGFLGQSQLESALTGMDLVIIPAGIPRKPGMTRDDLFNINAGIVRTLCEGIAKCCPNAIVNVISNPVNSTVPIAAEVFKKAGTYDPKRLLGVTTLDVVRANTFVGEVLGLDPRDVNVPVVGGHAGVTILPLLSQVNPPCSFTSEEISYLTSRIQNGGTEVVEAKAGAGSATLSMAYAAAKFADACLRGLRGDAGIVECSYIACQVTELPFFASKVRLGRSGVEEVLPLGPLNEFERAGLEKAKGELAESIHKGVAFANK encoded by the exons ATGGAGCAAGGCGCCGACTCCGCGGCGGCGAGGCGGATGGCCAGGGTCGCCTCCCACCTCCGCCCGCCCACCTCGCAG atggaggaggtggCCATCTTGAAGGGCTCTGATTGCCGTGCAAAAGGTGCGGCACCAGGGTTCAAGGTCGCAGTCCTGGGTGCATCTGGTGGGATTGGCCAGCCGCTCTCGCTGCTCATGAAGATGAACCCTCTTGTTTCGGTGctccatttatatgatgttgtcAACACACCTGGTGTCACAGCTGACATTAGCCACATGAACACCGGTGCTGTG GTGCGTGGCTTCTTGGGTCAGTCACAATTGGAAAGTGCTCTTACTGGAATGGATCTTGTGATCATTCCTGCTGGCATTCCTCGGAAACCTGGGATGACAAGGGATGATTTGTTCAACATCAATGCCGGGATTGTTCGGACTCTTTGTGAGGGAATTGCAAAATGCTGCCCAAATGCGATTGTGAATGTGATCAGTAACCCTGTAAATTCTACCGTTCCGATCGCTGCTGAAGTATTTAAAAAAGCTGGAACATATGATCCTAAGCGCCTATTGGGGGTGACAACACTTGATGTAGTGAGAGCCAATACCTTTGTG GGAGAGGTTCTTGGACTTGACCCCAGAGATGTCAATGTTCCTGTTGTTGGTGGGCATGCAGGAGTTACGATATTACCACTCCTTTCACAG GTGAATCCTCCCTGCTCGTTTACCTCAGAAGAAATTAGTTATCTCACTTCTCGCATACAGAATGGTGGGACAGAAGTAGTTGAG GCCAAAGCAGGAGCAGGATCCGCGACTCTTTCCATG GCCTACGCAGCAGCCAAATTCGCGGACGCGTGCCTGAGAGGGCTGCGCGGCGACGCCGGGATAGTGGAGTGCTCTTACATAGCCTGTCAG GTGACGGAGCTGCCCTTCTTCGCGTCCAAGGTGCGGCTGGGCCGGTCGGGCGTCGAGGAGGTCCTGCCGCTCGGCCCGCTGAACGAGTTTGAGAG GGCGGGGCTGGAGAAGGCCAAGGGCGAGCTGGCCGAGAGCATCCACAAGGGCGTCGCCTTTGCCAACAAGTGA